Below is a genomic region from Fusobacterium canifelinum.
CTTATTCACTCTTGTTGTGGTCCTTGTAGTTCATCTGTTTTAGAGTATTTAAAAGATTATTTTAAAATAGATATTTACTACTATAATCCTAATATAACCTTTGATTATGAGTATGTAGCTAGAATGGAAGAACAAAAGGATATGTTAAAAAAATTAGACTATGATATGAATGTAATTGAGGGAGTTTATAATCCAAAGGAAGATTTTTTTGAAAAAATAAAAGGGCTTGAAAATGAGAAAGAAGGAGGACAGAGATGTTACTCTTGCTATGATATAAGAATAGGAGAAACTGCTAAAAAAGCTAAGGAAGAAGGTTATGATTTTTTTAGCACTGTTTTAAGTATAAGTCCAATGAAAAATGTAAACTATATAAATGAGATAGGAGAAAAATATTCCAAAGAATATGATATTCCATTTTTATTTGCAGATTTTAAGAAGAAAAACAGGTATTTAAGGTCAGTGCAAATTTCAAAAGAATTAAATATGTATAGACAGGAATATTGTGGTTGTGTATTTTCAAAAGTAGAAAAAGAGCAAAGAGATAGAGAAAAGGCTGAGAGAGAAAAACAAGAGGGGGAAGTAAAAAATGACTAGCTTTTCAGAAAAAACAGTAAGAGGAGTTTCACTTTTATTTTTAGTAATTTTTAGTTTTTTAACTTATAAAAATTATTATTATAGTCCGCTTATAGTGCTAACTATAATGATGTATTTTTCAACAAAGGGTGTTCAAATGTTTGAGAATAGAATTTTCTTATCAACAAGAGCTATATTTTGGTTATTATTTTCAACTTTACTATTTTTAAGAATTTATTTTAATGAAAGTTCTTATCTTGATATGAAAAATACTAAGACTTTATTAACTATATCTTTAATTTCTATTTGTATTGGAACTTGGGTAGGAGATTTTTTTGCTAAATATATTTACATCAGAATAAAATTTTGTATAAATAGATTTTTTTCAACTTCTAACAAAGGAACTTATAGAATTGTTAAAATGGAAAATACTCAACAAAACTATATGAAGAGTTTAGGCAAAAAAATGGGAATAATGTTTTATCATATCACTTTAGATATAAATGGAGAAGAAAGAAAATTTTTATTAGAAAAAGAATTATTTGAAAAGCTACAAGGTAAATCTGAAATCAATATAAATATTAAAAAAGGTTGCCTTGGAATTTGTTATGGTGTAGGTATGCAAGAATAGGGGGAAAGATGAAAAAAATTCTAATTATTTTAACATTTTTATTTGTTTCTATTTTTATCTATTCAGAATCAGCTTTTTCTTATTCAAAATCTGTAAATATAGATTTTGATATTAGAGTTATGATGGGATTGACTAAGATAGAAGAAAAAGATAATCCAAAATATAAAAAGTTTTTAAATTATATTGATGAAAACTTAGCTAAAAAAGGTGAAGTTAAATATTCACATAAAGTAAATATGGATAAAAAAGTTGTAGAATTCTTTTCTGAAAAGGGAGAGTTTTTACTTGCAGAAAATCTTCCAAAGGAATTTTTAGATATTGTAGATAGATCTATAAGAGTTGCTGAAAACAAAGAAGAAATAAAAAAAACTATTAAAAATATTTATGAAGACCCATATACTTATGTAAGTATAAGTAAATATAAGGAAAATTTGATCTTATTTACAGAACAAAATATGGTGAATAGAGGTAAGATTAAAAATACTATGTCAGTTGTTCTAAAAAGAGAATTAACAGATAATGAAAAAAATGAATTAATTTATTTAAAAAACAATGATAATGATGAGTTTTTTAAGAAATATAGAACTTATTTAGAAAGTGAAACCACAAAAACTTATATAAATGATAAATTAGAACTTTTTCAAGAAATTAAAGTCTTAACTGAAATAACTATTTTGTATAAAAATGAGATTTCAAAAGTTGTTATAGAGTACAGTGACAATAGTCGTATAAATTCAGTAGTTAAATCATATAGAAATGATAGATTACTGAACGAAACATTCTTTAAAAACAAAGATATAGTTTTAGAAAAAGAATATTATGCCAGTGGAAAATTAGCAAGAGAAATACCATTGAAAGATGGTTTAATTAATGGTGAAGCAAAAGATTACTATGAAAATGGGAAAATAAGATCAACCACTAACTTTGTAAATGGTGATATTGATGGTGTGGTAAAAGAATATAATCAAGCTGGAAAAGTTATTAAAGAAACTTTATATAAAAATGGAAAGAAAGTTAATTAATTAAAAATATTATCTAAAAATAGGAAATTTATAAAAAATATAATCTTCCTATTTTTTTATTTCTCATTATGTATTATAAAGGAATTTGTAAAAGTTGAAAAATATAGAAAAATTTTTTAATAAAACTTAAAATTCAAAGTTTTAAAAAAATTTAAGAAAAAAAGGTTTCTATTTTACTTCTTTTTCATAAAAAAAATGCATCAAAAAATGAGAGCAGTAATATCGCTCTTTCTTGATAAATACCTTGCTTTTTGATTACGCGATTAATCTTTTGATACTTTTTACATCCTTAAATCTATGTAATGCTTTTGCTAGAAGTACACCTATTAATTGTGTTATTCCAGCAAAGTAAACATCTACTTTTGTTGTAGTTGTATTCCAAGATTTTCTTGTTTCTACAGCAAATGAATCTTTTATCAAATTGATGGTTCTTTCTACTAGAACTCTATGTTTGTAAAGATTATTCCAATGTTCTGTATCTCTCTGAATACCTGGACATGTTCTAAAATCTTTATCTGGATAAGTATAAGCACATTTTCCATATTTTGAATCTGTGCATGGAGTTTCGCAAATACAAGTTCGGCTACTTCCTTTTGGAACACATTTGTAGCAAACCCATTTGTATCTTACTGAGCGATTCTTACCACCTGATTTACCAAGAAAAGTAAAAGGTGTATTGTCTATTGGACATGCTGGAATATCTGAAGAATTTGAATCAGATTTAGAGTTTCTAGGATTAATTGGAGTACAAATTCTATCAAAATGAAAAATATTTCTTAGCAGAGAATAATTATCATAAGAGTCAAATGCTGAATCCCCTAAAAAAGTTTTAAAACTAATTGTAGGATGTAAATCAAAAAAATCGCTAAGTACTGGCTTTAATGATTTAGAATCTGAAATTTCTTTATCAATATCTGGATTATCAGACTTTTGAGTAGAAATATAAGGGTGCTTTTTTCTAAATTCATTATCAAAAAAGCTAATATGACGAATAATTCCTAATCCATTAGTTACAATACCAGCTTTTAGAGCATAACAAAAATGACTATTAATGTATTGCTGACGAGCTTCAGAATTAGTACTAGATGAACTAGGAAGTGTAGAATAAACAGCAATATAAGGATTAGAATCATTAGTTTTAGAAAATTTTTTAGCTTGTTTAAGTTTAGCATTAAAAAATTTAGGATTGTTTTCAGCGACATAAGGTTCAAAACCAGTAGTGTCATAGATAAGATAATCAGCTTTCTTTTTGTCAATTTCGCGACAAATAGGCTCAGTGATATCGACAACTTTATTGAACATCTCAAAAATAAAAGGAGCATAATTTTTTCTGAATCTAGAAAATTGAGAAGGATCAGGGACTTTACGAAAACGACAGAAATCGCAAAGCTCAGGTGAAAGTTTTAAAATATTAACTAAAAGAGTATCAGAATTAATAGCTAAAAGCTTTTGAAAAACAAGAGCACGGATGAAGCTATCCAAATGATAAATATGATTTCTACCCATATGCGAATAAAAAGCGTAACGAAAAGAAAGAGGGATAAAAGAATCAAAATTAATATGTTTTTCAAGTAAAAAAAGAAGATTAGATTTATTAGAAACAAAAGAATTATTAATATCAGAAAATATAGAAGGTAAAGATAATTGAATAGATAATTTTTGCATGGACTTTTCTCCTTTAAGATAATTTGAATTAGGGGTAATTTAATTATACAAAAAAATGGAGAAAATTCATATATAAAAATACTGAGAAAGTCTTATGCTGATGGGACTTTCTCAGACATTTACAATCAGCTAATTATGTATTATAATATAGGAGTAAAAAGAGTGACCACTTGGTCAATATTTTTGGAGGAATATAATGAAACTAGGAAATAACTTAATTTTTCTTTCACTTATTTTATTTTTATCTTGTTCTAAGGTAAATATTGAAAATGAAAATAAAACTATGATGGAAGGATTAAAAGAAAAAGAAATAAGTACAGAAAATCTAAGAAGAGAAAAAGAGGGGATGTTAAGTTTAGATGAATGTATAGATTTAGCCTTGAAAAATAATTCTCAAATAAAATTAA
It encodes:
- a CDS encoding epoxyqueuosine reductase QueH: MKVNYDLKMEEMLKEVTQSGKKKRLLIHSCCGPCSSSVLEYLKDYFKIDIYYYNPNITFDYEYVARMEEQKDMLKKLDYDMNVIEGVYNPKEDFFEKIKGLENEKEGGQRCYSCYDIRIGETAKKAKEEGYDFFSTVLSISPMKNVNYINEIGEKYSKEYDIPFLFADFKKKNRYLRSVQISKELNMYRQEYCGCVFSKVEKEQRDREKAEREKQEGEVKND
- a CDS encoding toxin-antitoxin system YwqK family antitoxin, giving the protein MKKILIILTFLFVSIFIYSESAFSYSKSVNIDFDIRVMMGLTKIEEKDNPKYKKFLNYIDENLAKKGEVKYSHKVNMDKKVVEFFSEKGEFLLAENLPKEFLDIVDRSIRVAENKEEIKKTIKNIYEDPYTYVSISKYKENLILFTEQNMVNRGKIKNTMSVVLKRELTDNEKNELIYLKNNDNDEFFKKYRTYLESETTKTYINDKLELFQEIKVLTEITILYKNEISKVVIEYSDNSRINSVVKSYRNDRLLNETFFKNKDIVLEKEYYASGKLAREIPLKDGLINGEAKDYYENGKIRSTTNFVNGDIDGVVKEYNQAGKVIKETLYKNGKKVN
- a CDS encoding transposase encodes the protein MQKLSIQLSLPSIFSDINNSFVSNKSNLLFLLEKHINFDSFIPLSFRYAFYSHMGRNHIYHLDSFIRALVFQKLLAINSDTLLVNILKLSPELCDFCRFRKVPDPSQFSRFRKNYAPFIFEMFNKVVDITEPICREIDKKKADYLIYDTTGFEPYVAENNPKFFNAKLKQAKKFSKTNDSNPYIAVYSTLPSSSSTNSEARQQYINSHFCYALKAGIVTNGLGIIRHISFFDNEFRKKHPYISTQKSDNPDIDKEISDSKSLKPVLSDFFDLHPTISFKTFLGDSAFDSYDNYSLLRNIFHFDRICTPINPRNSKSDSNSSDIPACPIDNTPFTFLGKSGGKNRSVRYKWVCYKCVPKGSSRTCICETPCTDSKYGKCAYTYPDKDFRTCPGIQRDTEHWNNLYKHRVLVERTINLIKDSFAVETRKSWNTTTTKVDVYFAGITQLIGVLLAKALHRFKDVKSIKRLIA